One Rosa chinensis cultivar Old Blush chromosome 3, RchiOBHm-V2, whole genome shotgun sequence DNA window includes the following coding sequences:
- the LOC112194475 gene encoding uncharacterized protein LOC112194475, producing the protein MASQAPHLNYYINGTPYEFGYYLADGIYPKWATLVQSIRQPENEQEEYFSIKQKAYRKDVERAFGILQARYAIVRQPARGWDNDSLSTIMLACIILHNMIVKDERDDYYNDESDDDEPNSNRSRRARAKIYDGPNLPLNPRTGQITRAEYMFRYRMVHSHIGNSTLRKDLVKHVWSRRGRG; encoded by the exons ATGGCAA GTCAGGCACCACATCTTAACTACTATATCAATGGGACTCCTTATGAGTTTGGGTACTACCTTGCTGATGGTATTTACCCTAAGTGGGCGACGCTGGTGCAATCTATCAGACAACCTGAGAATGAACAGGAGGAGTATTTTTCCATAAAACAGAAGGCGTACCGCAAGGATGTTGAAAGGGCATTTGGAATTCTACAAGCACGATATGCAATAGTTAGGCAACCTGCAAGAGGTTGGGATAATGATTCATTATCGACAATCATGTTGGCTTGCATAATACTTCATAACATGATTGTGAAGGATGAGCGAGATGACTACTATAATGATGAGTCCGATGATGATGAACCAAACTCAAATAGGTCAAGGAGAGCTCGAGCAAAAATATATGATGGCCcaaacttacctcttaatcCAAGAACCGGACAAATTACAAGGGCAGAATACATGTTTCGTTACCGGATGGTACACTCTCATATTGGAAATAGTACTCTACGAAAAGATCTTGTCAAACATGTTTGGTCAAGAAGAGGACGAGGATGA